Proteins from one Listeria weihenstephanensis genomic window:
- a CDS encoding lipoprotein heptaprenylglyceryl N-acetyltransferase LhaT, with protein sequence MMYRYLANRSFLRLLFIVNLLGAVYGYIWYLPQLKITEPRYWLFVPDSPTAILFFVFVLMAWLAKKHWPLMEALAFVCLVKYGLWAVGMNVAYMINLGYLDMMSLMLLCSHGLMAVQGLLYAPFYRIKFEHFAIAAIWVLHNDVIDYLFGQMPIYGGLDQYITTIGYCTFWLTIFVLWTVYEKTLKKDAFKLEFPHEA encoded by the coding sequence ATAATGTATCGATACTTAGCGAACAGATCTTTCTTAAGATTACTGTTCATCGTCAATTTATTAGGAGCAGTGTACGGATACATTTGGTACTTGCCTCAACTTAAAATTACAGAGCCACGCTATTGGCTGTTTGTTCCAGATAGTCCTACGGCGATCCTATTTTTCGTATTTGTATTGATGGCTTGGCTTGCAAAAAAACATTGGCCTTTAATGGAAGCATTAGCATTCGTTTGTTTGGTTAAGTACGGATTATGGGCTGTTGGAATGAATGTAGCTTACATGATAAATCTGGGATATTTGGATATGATGAGCCTAATGTTACTTTGCTCGCATGGTTTAATGGCTGTTCAAGGACTTTTGTACGCCCCATTTTACCGTATCAAATTCGAACATTTCGCGATTGCAGCAATTTGGGTGTTACATAATGATGTCATTGATTATTTATTTGGTCAAATGCCAATTTATGGTGGGCTAGATCAATATATCACGACGATCGGTTACTGCACCTTCTGGTTAACAATCTTCGTTTTATGGACCGTTTATGAAAAAACACTGAAAAAGGATGCGTTTAAATTAGAATTTCCTCATGAAGCTTAA